TTCGCtgctataaataaatttatcggtaacatgatttattaattttaactattatGAAACGTACCGAGTAAATAacatattctctctctctctctctctctctttggttCTTTAATAATTCTTTGCAGTTCTTTTGAATCTCTAATCctccatttttaattatattaaccATTTTTTGACAATAGTGTTGTGCATACAGTATCGTGCAAAAATTCGAACAATGGCAAGTTTTTATAGTAACACTGATGTGCTGAATTTTAACTCCTCTTTTATGTTTTTCTAGTCTCTtcgaaacacgtaatttaaaataaaattttaaagatATTTAAGTTACTTTATTCGCGCGCGAGCAAACATTCACAAAATTTTGGAATATAGACAACAAAACCTGAACAAAAATAATCGCAATTATCATTTTATACTAACAACTGATTTTAATGTCATTAAACAAGTGACCTGATGAATATAGACAGTCAATAGGTGTAGCTTTTAATACATAAATGTATTGTCACATAAATGTTGTTACACGCGAAATGTCGTTTTTCATACGAGCTACAGAGATAcacaatattttcaaattttgtcTCAACAATTGACTTTTAAAGACAACTGATCTTTCGTCAGTTTAATAAAAACGgtacaatgaaataaaaataagtatTTATATCTCCTGTTACAAATTTTGAAGTCGGCATTTTAGTGTGTATCAACGTATTAGACTTCGAAGCTGAAGTTTCGAAGTATAATTAAACAATGTCGTACAATAAATGTTGTATGGTGTTCTGTAAAAGAAAAtctcttttttatgaagaagtAAAATTCAAAATGGAAATGTTATTATTGTTGAAAAGACTAAAAGTAATCGTAATGACAATTTAACGACAATCCGTCAAAATTAGATCAGTCAGTATGATGATTTTTATCATACTTCGATAttcataaaaatgaaatactCGACGTTGATAATATCACTGTTGTATCAAAAGAATACTCAACGTTACTAGAAGAAATATTATACGTGTATTTATTTGCCTTTGCTGGACAAAGGCTCGTCAAAatgattgtaatatattatatgaatacatatatacatatattgtgtGTATAAGAATTGACGTATACTTTTAATAAATGATGCGCTAATTTAATTTGTATAGTAGAATTAGAAAAAACTGTCGTGTAGATcatcagaatgtaagtaatcTTTATTTTGCCTCAAGATGTCCTTAAAATATtctacaaaatgaacaagtgcaaATAATTATGGCAATTTTATGGATATACGACATGTTGAAAAGAAATATGGACATATTAAATATACATGTTTCATTAAAAATTACTGTTACCCTACATGTGTTGTCATTTATACGATATAACATtgatactaagatactaagatcatttttacagCTATGGAATGGCgtagaaacaaataattaattcaGAATAATCAGAggtcataataaataataagatatgaaataaatttttatttgaatttgttatatgaaaatattttgGAAATCAGTTACAGTAAATTGCATAATCATATTAAATACAATACTTATTTGAAATCATTCAAAATCGTAGTTCTCATCACAAAGTACATGGTGTAAACCATCATACGTCTTTCAGATCAATGTACTCTGTTAATTTTGTTTTACTATCCTCTAACCATTTAACCATTGAATCTGAACATTTATAATTTCGTTGCGTTACCAATATGAATTCTGCGAGCCATTCAGCATTGCAATTAATGCTCTTGTGTGATGACCTGTCAAGAATTTTAGAATTactgtaataatatttacatgaaaaatcatatatttaaccctttgtgaTCCAATCTCTTCATATTAAAAACTTGCtcaaaatttaaaaatcatGAGCGCTTCTTTTTCGACTCCAACTAAagtaatacaaataaataattctcCAAAAATATGGTTTCATATTTTATGCATATACTATGAGATATAAAACCActtttatttatattgaattatacttattgtaaatattaatgaCAACAAAACATAATCCACAATCACTCAGTGATTGCATCTTGTATTATTTTTACAAAAAAATTAATGTATTACTTTCGTCATAATGTTGCTCCTATAAGGTAATATAAAAGAAACTACTTCTGTGAGAATGGGTCAATTCTTAAGAGTAGCATGTTGTacaataaaatattgaacacaGAGATGGTTCCCACGTAATGATGGAAGACCACCAGCTCATTTGACACAAAAGACTTCTGTGTGACAACATTgaaccgcaaagggttaaaccatGTATAAAGTCAAGATAGAGCAATAAAAATAAAGGTTTCAATAAAATACTTCCAACAGTTTGTAAAAGTAATTGCAAACATACCTAGGTAAACATGCTACTATAAATGTAGCCCAACTTTCAACACAATCTGGGTAAGTAAACAGAAGTTTCTGTACAGATCTAATACTATCTGATACTGAGGTTTGTGCAAAATAGTTAAATGACGATGCACAAGCCACATGCACAGCATTTGTATTTACAATATTTCTGTTGAGAAATAGTGTTTTTTGTGCACATCTACTAAAAGACTGTACATCAATTTCCAATAAAATTCTAAGTAATTGCATCCAGTATTTTACATCatctgaaatgaaaaattagaTATATTCAATTAAGTGTTTCTAAAATCATAATaagaaaattttgaaatattttcatttttaacaaaattatttttaaatttcaaGATACGAAAACGCCACCAATTACTCACATCACTTGCTATGAAAGATACAAAACTTTGACAAATATCTTTCATCTTATTATTTAAAACTCGAttcaaaatataatacgtaccaGGATAATTGATAACTgctttagaaagtttagcaacAGCACTTTTAACGTCACCCTTAATTAGATAAAAGTATGCTGTTAAATTTGCAACATGATGACCATAATCACGATCATTTTCATATGATTTCAATTCATTTAGAATCAATGTGGTTAAGTTTAAGTCTCCATGTAATATACCCAGCGCTGCAGCGGCCAGAAAACTAGTTACAACCGGTGGTTGAATTTGAATACATTGGAAAAGTAATGTTTTGGCATCGTGTACTCCCTGAAAGGTATAGGCTATAGCAGCCATTGCACATAACGTATATGCTTTTTCTGTTTCAGTGTTGGCGAAGGAATGAAGTATTGTTTCGTAGGCATTGTAAGATTCTTCGTACTTTCCAGctggaaataaaaaattttatgtTAATTATGAAATATTATTCTTAGAAATTTCCCGACAGTAGATAAATTAGGTTACACGACCTACGAAAGAAAAATGAAGAATCGTAACCTTTATATAAAGACAATGCTAAGTGGCATTGCGAATTATAATTAGCTCCTTTAATAGCCTCCAATAATTTTATAGCGTCTGAATATTTCTTGAGTTGTAATAAAACACGGCCTAAGTTTAAGCACACTATATCCTTCTCCTCAGTAATCTTTGAATGTACAGCTGCAGCAAATCGTTCAGCAGATGATCTATAGAGTTTCTGCCTCTCTAAGAGTAGTCCATACGTATTTAGCGCATACCAATCTTCAGGGTGGTATTCTAAAAGTTAAGAGTGTTAATGATGCAATCGTACTTTGTTttgcaatatattatttaaaaacataTCTTTTGAAATCCGAATAAGTACGAAACACACTCACCCAAATACCAATTCATGACGTCAGAAGCAACAAATAGAGCATGCATGTTTTCCATTATATACGTATATGAAGCGTTTTTTTCAATATCAGTACTTAAAAGGACAGTAAGTACCCAATGGGCATATCCAAGCGCGGCTTCGTCGTGATATCCAAGCTGTGTGGAATGCCGAAACAGATCCATAGCTTCTTTCCTAGACATCATTTCTGCAATTATAGCTTGTCCTATCCAGCTGTTTATGTATGCTGGATCGGCACGCTGAGCTTGTGAGTAAGCTTCATTTGCTTTGTACAAATCCCCTGCGATAAAAAATATCATGTTTCAATTCTCATAGAAATTAAAAATctgtattctttttttttaagaatttcaatatttacctatatgtaaatataaagtTCCTAAATTACACCAAACTACAGGATTATTCAATTCTTTATCGATTGCCATAACATAGGAGTGTTGTGCTAATGCGTAATTCCTTATGTACGGTGACATACAGATGACTCCTAACAGGTTCCAATGCAACCACGTTGACGAGCACAGTTTTACAGCGTGTTTTCCAACTGCGAGGCATTTACTAGCAAGTGTTTTGTGATTAACTGTTGGATCAAGGTGTAACTGCATTAAATAGCAAGATGCTAGATCATGCCATAAGGAAGCTGATTGTGGAGAAATGGACAACGCGCAACAGTAACATCTGTAATTAAAGCATTCATTAAAAGTAGTTGTGAAAGGAGTAACATTACTAATATGCAAACACATTCCTTGTAGATAGTAGAAATAGATCCCTGCGTTTCAAGCATACAACACCATCACTGTCATCATTTTTTACTAGTTTGGATGGTACATTCAAATAACTGTACTTTTCTGGTAAAAGAGCGACTTTATAAGATACATCGCCTAGCAACTTCCAAAGGCAAGACAAGTCGTTACGTTCGATGATAGCTAAAGACAAATTATTTACTGCTtgttgaagataatcattaacACGACCCAAAAATTGTTCAGAGAAACTTTCCTTTGCCAAAGCTATGCAAACTTCAGCTAATCCTTTCAAGGCAGGCACATACTGTGGTTTCATCAATAATATTTCCTCAAAATCTTTCTTTGCATCTGTATATTGCTCCAGAATCTATAAAACAATGTAGAATCTTTGAAAagcataaaatatttatttctttttttacaatACATAAAATCATAACAGACTTCAGCATAGCTAAAAGAATTCAATTATGTTAAATATGTGTAAATAATACTTACTAGTTTAATAGTTGCAAGCTGTGTCAGAGAGTACGATAACATGGGACATAATTCTAATGCTCGCTGGTAAGATCTCAACGCTGACGTATAAGCACCCCGAATGAAATAAGCATCTCCTAACGCTTCCCAATTTTGGCTGTATAAATACATAAACTATTAAGTAAGTAATAATTGAACAATGAGTTCAATCATTCACATCATTCACCttattcaattaattaattcaagaaagcagtatgaaaaatattgaatttaagttctttaatattttgatagaaaataaatagtttCTCAATTGATTTTACATTACTCCAAAAATTTTAAATACTGACAATTTAAATATACTTTTGAGGATACCATTTATATGGAAGTACGAAAAAATATACAAGGTACTTCTGTTACATTACCTacttacataataataatttataaataataaagttataAACACCCATGAGTTATTTATATCCCAAATAATATGAGTCACACCTGTTGTTAGGATCAGCTCGAATAACACGTTGGAATGCTTTAATAGCTTGCAATCCATCTTCTTGATCAAGGTATTGCTTCCCAAGTTGAAACCAAGCCCACTTAGGACCACTCTCTTTTTCAGTCAAACTTTCCAATAATTGTATATTTGCACTCTGTAATCAgcaaatttctatttttatctAAATACTCAATGACAAAAATGATCTACTTGTTAAGTgacaaataaatttaattaaaattttatagcAACAATTGTGAATAAACATATGAAATTCATGTCatactttttaataaaatttttgtGCTTAAATTATatgaatttattatttcaaaaatattaGATTGTaccaaatatttatttcttttgtaTTAAACTTATTAAACTTATCAGACTTTCAACTCCTGCTACTGCCTGTAATAGTTTTATCACTTTTTACTGAGTAATAACTTTAGCTAATTCAGTGAAAGTAATACATAAAGGAAAACTTAATCcttttaaaatacaaatattatacaggtAAAAGACACTTGCGTAAGAGTGTAAATCACTTGATAACAGAGAAATGTACTTATACTCACATAATTTTTAAGGAGCCTATATACAATGCTTAAACCAATTCCAGCTTTTTCAGAATTAGGATTAATTTGTAATGCTTTAAGGTAACATCTTTTTGAACGTTCCAAATCATTACCATGCTCACGGTAATAGTCTCCCAAATAAACCAAACACTCCCAATTATATTGATCTGCAGTAACACCATTTAAGAAAGCCATTAAACTGTGATTGTAGTGTTCCATTTCGTAATGTATGGTACCAAGAAGCAGCCAAGCTTCTGGCACTTCTAGAGCCAAATTCAGAGCTTCTACTGCAAAGTCAAGCAATTTTTGCTGTTTGAAATACAATGCTCTTAAGATATTTGCTTGAATTTTTGTTTCCTTTTGAGATTCCAAATTATCCAATATAGTTGACACATCAGATTCATCCAATAAAACTTGGATACGTGCTTGGAGTAATTGTGCTTGTGTAGAAGGATGTCTGTTTAAAAGCTAATTAAGAAAAAGGAAAGTGTAAATTtagtaaattataataataagctACATATAATGGATATGCTAGAAGCTATTTTATAGATTTAGGCCCAGCAACATAATGGATATCtattttaacaaaaatcaacttaattaaaaatatatgcaGACATAATGTTGGAAGAAGTTGTAAATAATTTAGGTATATGAAAAATACCCAAAATACTGGGTTACTTCTTCATTTATATGCATTCAAAAGATCCCTTATTAATGTTCTATAACACTTACTTTTGGTAATCTCAATTATTTTTGTTTAGTAGTGCACTATTGTATACCCCCCCTTCCCCCGCCAAAACAGATGACCAACAacttactataatataatactaaatcTTTGAAACAAATACTATACTTTAAAAACTTGAATAAAAGAAATGGCTTTACTAGAATTAAAAATAC
The window above is part of the Megalopta genalis isolate 19385.01 chromosome 2, iyMegGena1_principal, whole genome shotgun sequence genome. Proteins encoded here:
- the LOC117219450 gene encoding superkiller complex protein 3, whose product is MSNEVKAILKEARQLFRQDEYSGVIKKCRKILKKDKNNYNALILIAAAMRELEECKSQVPLVLEKAIQIEPDNSLAWHGLVTYYEKNVDDNNDCRSKLISSYCKLLETDSTFKFSHILNRILEVSLQIEDGTVLTECIESLCELQNKLDNEQIKTFNVMFAQILIHGSNILSKYQDLLENVLSSVVNDAEADNRQNFYGKYLRVLYDKDKLDALMKEAINMYEEFPDDPVPLEYICFIYYKQNILNYNYYNDINITEYYECLRKLNKESYKAAIAQAVHLKKTNNLFMARQILKNTLSTKPNLLYGWIILGEINFQLHCWEDTENAMKQAMKFVNNKINDELLYKMELILIESMCRSNNIQKWKTALQKCENLLNRHPSTQAQLLQARIQVLLDESDVSTILDNLESQKETKIQANILRALYFKQQKLLDFAVEALNLALEVPEAWLLLGTIHYEMEHYNHSLMAFLNGVTADQYNWECLVYLGDYYREHGNDLERSKRCYLKALQINPNSEKAGIGLSIVYRLLKNYSANIQLLESLTEKESGPKWAWFQLGKQYLDQEDGLQAIKAFQRVIRADPNNSQNWEALGDAYFIRGAYTSALRSYQRALELCPMLSYSLTQLATIKLILEQYTDAKKDFEEILLMKPQYVPALKGLAEVCIALAKESFSEQFLGRVNDYLQQAVNNLSLAIIERNDLSCLWKLLGDVSYKVALLPEKYSYLNVPSKLVKNDDSDGVVCLKRRDLFLLSTRCYCCALSISPQSASLWHDLASCYLMQLHLDPTVNHKTLASKCLAVGKHAVKLCSSTWLHWNLLGVICMSPYIRNYALAQHSYVMAIDKELNNPVVWCNLGTLYLHIGDLYKANEAYSQAQRADPAYINSWIGQAIIAEMMSRKEAMDLFRHSTQLGYHDEAALGYAHWVLTVLLSTDIEKNASYTYIMENMHALFVASDVMNWYLEYHPEDWYALNTYGLLLERQKLYRSSAERFAAAVHSKITEEKDIVCLNLGRVLLQLKKYSDAIKLLEAIKGANYNSQCHLALSLYKAGKYEESYNAYETILHSFANTETEKAYTLCAMAAIAYTFQGVHDAKTLLFQCIQIQPPVVTSFLAAAALGILHGDLNLTTLILNELKSYENDRDYGHHVANLTAYFYLIKGDVKSAVAKLSKAVINYPDDVKYWMQLLRILLEIDVQSFSRCAQKTLFLNRNIVNTNAVHVACASSFNYFAQTSVSDSIRSVQKLLFTYPDCVESWATFIVACLPRSSHKSINCNAEWLAEFILVTQRNYKCSDSMVKWLEDSKTKLTEYIDLKDV